The genomic DNA TACTCCCACCCCCGGAAGTGGCCTGCCCGGCTCGATGAACAGCGTCTTCACGCCCACACGTTTGAGCCAGCGACGTACCGTCTTCGCCGTGAACTCGCTGTCGTTGTCTGAACGAATATGATCCGGCACGCTACGCGTCGCCATCAGCCACGCCAGTCCAACACATCGACCGCTTCACGCTTCTGGCGCGGGCTCAGAAGTTTCCCTCCGCTACCTCCTGCAACATCTGCTTGTCCAGGCTCAAGTCCGCCACCAACTTCTTGAGCCGCCCCCGGAAGCGTTCTCCTTCTCCAGTTCCTTCAGCCGCTTCGCCTGATCCAGCTTCATCCCGCCGTACTCTTTCCGCCAGCGGTAATACGTCTGCTCCGAGACTTCTTCACGACGAGCCGCCTGCTCAGCCGTCATGCCCGAGTTGATGTGAACTTCGATTGCACGAAGCTTGCCGATGATCTGTTCCGCCGTGTAACGCTTCCTGGCCATGTGAATCCTGCCTTTCCCAAATGCGCCCAGCATTGCGAAATCCTCGCATATTTCCTGGACTGGTTATTCGGGGGCAGGTCACAAGCACGTGAGCGCGTGATCGAATTACTACGGTTGGTCGGCATCCCCGATCCGGCATCACGAGCGAATGACTATCCGTTTCAGTTGTCCGGCGGGATGCGACAGCGTGCAATGATTGCGATGGCGTTGGCCGCGAATCCGGCGTTGCTGATTGCCGACAAACCGACAACGGCGCTTGATGTGACCGTCCAGGCCCAGGTACTCAAGCTGATCAAGCGACTTCAACGCGAGCGCGGTATTGCGCTGATGTTGATTACGCATGACCTTGGCGTGGTTGCCCATATGGTCGACTACGTCTATGTGATGTATCTCGGTCGAGTGGTAGAACAGGGTCCGGTCAAAGCGATCTTCGATCGGCCACACCATCCATACACAAAGGCACTGCTGAACTCGGTGCCGTCTCTTACGCAAACGCGGGAGACGCTGGCTTCCATTCGAG from Phycisphaerales bacterium AB-hyl4 includes the following:
- a CDS encoding ABC transporter ATP-binding protein; protein product: MNPAFPKCAQHCEILAYFLDWLFGGRSQARERVIELLRLVGIPDPASRANDYPFQLSGGMRQRAMIAMALAANPALLIADKPTTALDVTVQAQVLKLIKRLQRERGIALMLITHDLGVVAHMVDYVYVMYLGRVVEQGPVKAIFDRPHHPYTKALLNSVPSLTQTRETLASIRGTVPDSGNPPSGCPFHNRCEEVIGDVCWQESPRHYQVGMDHQASCFKYRPSDTSDCAERETPGHE